The Patagioenas fasciata isolate bPatFas1 chromosome 3, bPatFas1.hap1, whole genome shotgun sequence genome contains a region encoding:
- the EVA1A gene encoding protein eva-1 homolog A isoform X3 — translation MEPVGVSTEMALLSNILAAYAFITENPERAALYFVSGVCIGLVLTLLALVLRVSCRTDCKRSSAKKPPRERESDSDSSDSDDDSDTTSDLSARRHRRFERTLNMNVFTSAEELERAQRLEERERIIREIWMNGQPDIPGTRSLNRYY, via the exons ATGGAGCCCGTGGGCGTCAGCACGGAGATGGCCCTGCTCAGCAACATCCTAGCAGCCTATGCCTTCATCACAG AAAACCCTGAGCGTGCTGCTCTGTATTTTGTCTCCGGAGTGTGCATTGGACTTGTCTTGACCCTGCTGGCCCTGGTGCTAAGGGTGTCCTGCCGAACGGACTGCAAACGCTCCTCTGCCAAAAAACCTCCTCGGGAGCGGGAGAGCGACAGCGACAGCAGTGACAGTGATGATGATTCGGACACCACGTCAGACCTGTCGGCCCGCAGGCACCGCAGGTTTGAGAGGACTTTGAACATGAACGTCTTCActtctgcggaggagctggagcgagCCCAGCGGCTGGAGGAGCGGGAGCGCATCATCCGCGAGATCTGGATGAACGGCCAGCCCGACATCCCAGGGACCAGGAGCCTCAATCGTTACTACTAA